The following coding sequences are from one Mytilus trossulus isolate FHL-02 chromosome 8, PNRI_Mtr1.1.1.hap1, whole genome shotgun sequence window:
- the LOC134727827 gene encoding zinc finger BED domain-containing protein 4-like yields the protein MNDLSTVLMDLSNVTTYMCSENSVSLSEVYPIVCGLIRRSLKVQDSDGVIIRKTKDVISDELNRRYQPNDKKTACSTPVIASLMDTRYKQLTFLSSEQRKTAEEFLEGLIDEMPLKRLTETSGSDTPPPKRQRRPSGIDFLLSKSPDKPESQDELELQSYLLDKSDFNKSPLEWWSENETKYPRLSIIAKRVLAVPATSVPSERIFSCAGLVVTKLRNRLSAEVVDQIIFLNKNKIKVTCIEPHTSD from the coding sequence ATGAATGATCTGTCCACAGTTCTTATGGACTTATCTAATGTAACGACGTACATGTGTTCAGAAAACAGCGTATCTTTGTCTGAGGTCTATCCGATTGTATGTGGATTAATAAGAAGAAGTTTAAAGGTACAAGATTCTGACGGAGTTATAATTCGTAAGACCAAAGATGTCATCAGTGATGAGTTGAATCGACGTTATCAACCAAATGACAAGAAGACTGCCTGTTCCACACCTGTAATTGCATCACTCATGGACACCCGATACAAACAGTTAACTTTCTTATcttctgaacaaagaaaaacgGCAGAGGAATTTTTAGAGGGTCTTATCGATGAAATGCCTCTAAAACGGTTGACAGAGACAAGCGGCTCCGATACTCCGCCACCAAAGAGACAACGACGACCAAGTGGAATTGACTTTTTGCTTAGTAAATCGCCTGACAAACCGGAGTCTCAAGACGAGTTAGAACTACAAAGTTATTTACTAGATAAATCTGATTTCAATAAATCTCCACTTGAATGGTGGTCAGAAAACGAGACGAAATACCCACGTTTATCTATAATTGCAAAACGCGTGTTAGCAGTACCAGCAACGTCCGTTCCTTCTGAGAGGATATTTTCATGTGCCGGACTTGTGGTTACTAAACTCAGAAACAGACTTTCAGCTGAAGTTGTAgatcagataatttttttaaacaagaacaAGATAAAAGTCACCTGCATTGAACCCCACACATCTGATTAG
- the LOC134727828 gene encoding uncharacterized protein LOC134727828: MFEVKCVLREGNYSDSVVLQSVRGSLKGKARSLLLSLSEHASPQQILDKLEGVYGNVYTSEALLEEFYKETQQQNQTVADFGMTLESIIQPAVEKDSVKLDDILKKIDRMGKRLDTLEKKTPEEAPRTTAKSKNDMVSKPRTTLLDRMIGKSNETHVYVNGKKCKSLIDSGSMVSTISEPALRYLHPVPTVKTLDEFILSVRVAEGFQ; the protein is encoded by the exons atgtttgaggTTAAGTGTGTTTTACGTGAAGGGAATTATTCTGATTCAGTTGTATTACAGTCTGTTAGAGGGTCATTGAAGGGTAAGGCACGAAGCCTGTTGTTGTCTTTATCTGAGCATGCCTCTCCTCAGCAGATACTTGATAAGTTAGAGGGTGTGTATGGTAATGTATATACTAGCGAAGCCTTACTTGAGGAGTTTTATAAGGAGACCCAACAACAAAATCAGACAGTAGCTGATTTTGGTATGACTTTGGAGTCTATTATTCAGCCTGCTGTTGAGAAAG ATTCGGTCAAACTTGATGACATCTTGAAAAAGATAGATCGTATGGGTAAAAGGTTGGACactcttgaaaaaaaaacaccagagGAAGCACCAAGGACTACAG CTAAATCTAAAAATGATATGGTAAGTAAGCCTAGAACTACATTATTAGATAGAATGATTGGAAAGTCAAATGAAacacatgtatatgtaaatggaaaaaaatgtaaGTCTTTGATAGATAGTGGATCTATGGTTTCGACTATTAGTGAACCTGCATTGAGATATTTACATCCAGTTCCGACAGTAAAAACTCTAGATGAGTTTATATTATCAGTGCGAGTTGCTGAAGGTTTCCAGTAA